AAGGAAGAAGAATATGAGGTTATCAATATCTCATCCTCTGAGTTCATCAACCAACTGGATTTCCTTCAGGACAATTACGACATTATACTTGTCGATTTTCCGGGGAACCTGAAACAGAACGGTGTAGTTGAAACGCTGCACTTCGTTGACGTGATCATTATCCCCTTTGAACCGAACCAAACCGATTTAAGACCTACATTGACCTTTTACTATAACATCTATGAAGGGATTATTGAAAGCCGTCGAAAGATTGGCAAAAAGACTACCGTGCGTGGTGTCATGAACCGTGTTCTTCCGAATGTGCTGGAGTTCAAAGAAATTTTGAAAAATAAAAAAACCTTGCCTTTCGAGTTGACGCAAAACTACATCAAGGATTCAAGGGTTGACTATCAACGCAATTTAAGTACGCTGAGTAAAGCGTACCATCATCCCTGTGATGCGTTCTGTGAAGAGGTATTGGAATTAATCTGCAACCATATAGGAGAATAAAGCTATGGCAACCAACAAAGAAAGGACATCATCAGCCGCCATGAGAAAACTCTTGCTGCAAAGCGCCAGTAAGAAAGAGCAGGAAATCCAGCAGATCGGAAGTGTTGCGGAAAGCACTATTCCCCAACCTGCGATTGAGCAACCCATTCATGAAGAGGTGAAAGAATCGGCTCCGGTCACAGAAACCGTCCAAGAACCTCAGCCGGAACAAATGGAAAAGCCGGAATCCAAACCTTCCGTGCAGTCTTCTCCAAAAACAGAAGAAAACAAAGTCTGCGGAAAAAAATTCTCGGAATATCTGAAAGAACAAAAATTAAAGAACACCGAAGTAATCCGGATATCCAGCGAAACCCACAGAAAGCTGAAGCAGATTGCTATGGCCACTGGATTAGGAATGCACAACATCGCCAACAACATACTTGAAGACATATTGACCAGCCATAACAAGGAGATTCAAGCGATACTGAAGAAGTATATGAGCATCTGATTCTACTTTCGGAAAAATATATATACGCCTGTTCGACTGCATCTGTCGGGCAGGCGTTATTTTTGCACACCGTTTTAGTGAAGGCCGGCATTGAACCGGGACACTTTTACACAACTGCGGAAAAATCCCTTTGCCTATTATCCCGGATAATATGTTAAAGAATTCAAACTTCTACTAGTTTCCACCTCAAAATTTTTTCCGAAAGTAAGAATACAGTAACAAAATCATTTCTTTGTTTTATTTAGGTTTTTAGGAATTTAAGTATTTGTGGGATACTTTTACACAACTAATAAGGGAGGTTTTCCGTATAATCAACTATATTATTGCAAGTTAGCGCTTGATGGCATCTTTTCGCAACCAGGACACTTCTACACAACTAACCGACTATTCGGGACACTTCTACACAACTGAACAGGAAAGTCGGGACACTTTTACACAACTAGAATCTGCATTCAGGACACTTTTACACAACTAAATCAGGAATCCGGGACACTTCTGCACAACTAAGCCGGTCATTCGGGACACTTTTACACAACTGGGGGGAGCGGAAACAGCCGTAGTCGGGACACTTTTACACAACTAAATCAAGAAACAGCACGAAAAAAATGCTTTGGAATCTTCATTTATAGGGAGTTAGATTCACTATCTCCGTAAAAAAACGTATCTTTGCATTAGTAAACAACAAGTGTCCGCCTATGAAGGAAAATAATACACAAAAAGAGTTGAGCAGAGTTCCCAGAACTCTCAGCGAGTCTCCCAACACGAAAGTATTGGAAGTTCTATTCGATGCAGGCGGTACTGTCATGTCTGACATTATCATTTACGTGGCATCTTCACAAATGAAAGACCTGTTCGGCGACTGCTGGTTCTCCATCAACGATTTTTGTGAGGTCATGGGGTATGAACGAACCAAGCTGCAACGAAAACTGACCGAGAAGCAGCTTGACTTCCTGTTCAGCAACCAACGTCCGGTATATATCACCGAACAGAACGGGCAAAAGATAGAGCATCCGATAGAGAACACCTTTGAAGCGGCGTTATACCGTTTAGGGACATCCAACCTCAGTGTAGCATACGCCATGAATGGCAAGACGCAATATAAGTTCATTCAAATACTGGATCGCTTTGAGATAAAGGATGACTTCAGCACGAAAAAGCGCACTAAGCGGAATTACAACGTGCATCTGAGCAAAGATCTGATGAATACTTTGCTTACCGAATACAATCTGCTGGAGCTGAAAGACTACCGTAACTTGCCCAACCGCAAAGGATACCGTAAGTTTTATCTGAACCTGGCAAAAATGATTTACCTGATTAAGTATAAGATTGACCAAGGACAAGCACCTTATTTCACCGTTACAGTTGACCAACTTGCCAAGGAATTTGATGTAACGGTAAAGGACAACCATGACCGGAAGAAGAAGGTGACCAGCATCTTAAACGGTATCAACAAAAAGCTGGAAAGAACCAAATTCCAATACCAGTACATCAAAGGAAAAGGGGAGAGATGGCCCTACACCGTACAGTTCTTCTTTGATCAGGAAACATTGGAATATTTCGATGAAAAGATAAAAGCGATATTGACCTCGCAATATCACGATGCGCTTAAATCATGCTTTTTGCTAAACAAGAAAGGTATTCCCGTCAGCAGGCATTACCAATATAAGGATTTATTCAAATTTGGAACCGGCGAATACTACCATGAGTTTACCACATGGCTCTATTCTGAAGAGGATAAGGAGTTTAAGGAAAATATCTACCGTGATACCTATATCAAGGTGGTGGGTATTCAACCGGAAGATCTTGCCGTCAACTTGAATCTTTAAAAGTTGGAACAAAAATTATAAAATTGTATCTTTGCAGCGGATTCTCAGGCAACTGGCAGTCCGTTTTTTACATACATACTGCCTGTCTAACAAAAGAGTGGCATCTATCGTTAAGGAATTAACAACAACAGGCGCGTACCTGTACCAGAATGAAACTGGTACGGGGCGTGCCTTTGTTGTTGGAACGCCACGTCCATGTTAGAGGGTACGCTTCCGTACCCTTTATATAACATAAAACAAATCTAATGGTTCAACAAATTGCCTCCCTGATTGATGAGACACTGGCGGCCATGAACGCCCACCATCACGTGCGGATGACAGATGAAGAAAGGGCGTATCTTGATGCACATTTCGAACTCATCCACATCAAAAAGGGAGAACACCTCGTCACTAGGGGCGAGGAAGTATGTTACCTCTATTATCTGGAATCCGGCATTGTCCGGTTATGGTTTCCGGATAAAGAAAAGAGAGAGATTTCAGCACGGTTTATCCAAGCCAAAGAGTTTATCAATTTTTTCCTTTCACATGAAGAACACCATGCCCACTACAATGTCAAGGCATTGGAGCCATGCAAGGTCTGGAGATTACCTAAAAAAGACCTTCATCAGCTATATGAGTTATCCATCAATTTCAACAAATTGGCCAGGATACACCTAGAAAAGTCTATCAACCGTAAAATCAAGCGGGAAGAGGACTTTCACACACAGGATGCCGAAGAGCGTTATAAATCGCTTTTGACCAATGAAAAATGGCTGTTGCGGTCAATCCCATTGAAAGACATAGCCAGTTATATCGGCATCACACCCCAAGCATTGAGCAACATTCGAAAGCGCATATAAACCAAACTCTATAAGCCGGACAGGACAGTTTTACACAACTAATCCTATCCGGCTTTTTTCTGTAGAATTATTCCACACCTGCCGGTTTACGGCACATGTATTTTTTAATGCACATTAAATAAACACGGAAGGCCCTTTAAAAGCCTTTCATAAAATTTGTCCTCCCGTATATAATCTATATGTTTGGAGCGAAAACAACGCGATAAGCACCTTGATTCGGTTCTGCCGACAGGAATCCGCGTAAATTAGAAACACCGTATGAGACAAATAGAAAAATATATAACATAACCTAAAGAGTAATTCCCATGGAACACATCAGACTGACCGCTATCAGCCTTAGCTTGCTGTTATGCACCGTAAGCGCTTTTGCGCAACGCCATTATGAGAACATCCCGGCACTTGAACTGAACTACGGCACTAACCTGTTCGGCGATGCAGGCAACTATTACAACCTGTCCTTTTCCAGATACATCAACCGGACAAGCTATTGGAAAGCCGGGCTTAGCTATTTTGAGAAGCCTTACGAATACACACCCAACCTACCGCAAGTCTCTACCTTGAACCCAGAAGAAACGATTCGAGAAACGATACATGACAAGGGTAAGGACTTTTATGTGGACGGCGGTTATTACAGAACCCTGGCCAGCAACCTGAAATCCGTTTACTGGGGCATCGGCCTGGGAGGATTCATCGGTACAGAATACGTCCGCCACCCCGATAAGGAATACAGCTTCATCATCGGATCGAAACTGGAAACGGAACTGGAAGTATTCATCCTGCCCCGAACGGCATTGCTTGCCCGCATACAACAACATTGGAATCCCCTATCCATTGACAAGTGGAACACTGTCTGGAACGTAGGAATAAAGATACTGCTCTACTAACCGACAAATCACATCACCATGCTTATTATCATATTATTAGCCGATACAAATGTATCCGGCCTGATCTCCTTATACCGTGAAATAGGAACCATGCTGATAGGGGTAGGCTTTCTATGTGCCGGACTAGCGGTACTTAAAAAACTGATAAGCAACCACGAGCGCACCAAAGAGGCCATCATCACCTATATCACGGCATTGGTCACTTGGCTCATTATCTGGCAACTCTTATGAACGTGGTAGATTTGATACTGCTTGCCATACTCGCCTGTATCACGTTTCACTTTTACTTCCGGAAAAAGAAGAAAGCCCTTTCTTCCAGAAATGAGAAAGAGAATCCGGCAAGGGAGGCGGTGCGCAAGGAAGGGCAGGAGAGAGCCTGTCCAGTCATCTGCGTGGTATTTCAGCCTGAGCTGGAAGAAGAGGAATTGGCTGTCGAGATAGCCGATATGTACCTGCATGGAAGAGCCTACTACTACTCAGGCAAACCCCTGCCGGAACAGCCGAAAGAAGAGCCCATATCCATCAAGTATAAGGATGTGCAATGGGAGAGACTGAAAACGATTCATGTTTAATTAAAAAATAGGAACAAAATGAAAGTAATCGAAAATGTAAGAGAAAAAGTGAACCAAGTCATTAACCGCTACGGAAAGGTTATCTTTACCTTTCTCATATTCTTCACGCTATTGGGAACGGCACAAGTGGCGGAGGCACAAAGCGGCCTGAAGATCAACAGCCTATCCGAAGTGACAGACAAAGCCAAAGAGGGTGCGGACACCATTCTGGACGTAGCCAAATACATTTTGGCGGCGGTACTCGGCATCGCCCTGGTCTTTGTCATCTATTCGCTTGCCACGAACAATCCCCATGCCAAGGAATACCTGCTCGGCTGGATCATCGCCGTGGTAGTCATCATGGTGGCCTTCCTGATTATCTAAAAACGAAGAGCCATGAGAACCATGCGTAAAATTAACAAGCCGATCAAGTTCTTCGGTCTGTCATCGGGACAGTTCGCCATCTTCATGCTGCTGACGGCCATCATCATCATCGTGAGCATATTCAAGCAGCTGCACCCGATACTCATCATCGGAATCATTTCCGCCATTCTGTTTCTATCCGGTCTGCTGTTCCAAACCTTGAAAAAGGAACACAAGGCCGGCAACCCGGACTACCTGACCGGCCTCCGGATCAAGAACGCCACCCCCCGGCAGATAACGGACAAACGGCAGATTTTCAAATTCATCCTAAAACGGCAACCATGATAGGAATCATCATACTCATATCACTGCTAATCTGTGCGCTGTGCCTGCTGATTGCTCTGCTGTATATCCGGCAGACAGAGATAGAGGTGAAGGACAAATCCGTGGATCTGGAAAGTGTCTTGCCTATCCAGACCATCACGGAGAACGCTGTCATCAACGGGAACGGTGACATCACCGTCGGCTACCGGCTGCTTCTGCCCGAAGTGTTCACCTTGTCGGAAAGCGAGGCGCAATACATCCACGAGCGGTTGGAGGCTCTTTTGAAGATGCTTCCGGCAGGCACGGTCATCCATCAGCAGAATTTCTACTATACGGGGCGATACCATCATGCAGAATACTCTTCCAATGCCCTGATAGCGGAGAACAACCGTCATTTCAACGGCAAGGAGATACTGAACAGCTACACCAACCTGTATGTGACGTTCACGAACAGCAGCCGAAACGGTAAGATACGCAAAAGCGCATCGGGCACCTCGCTCATGCGAAAGCTGCACTACCCATTCAAGCAACCTTATAAAGAATATCAGCAACGGCTGACAGAAATGGAAGCCTTTCTGATGAACTTTGAGAACGGCTTGTCATCCATCCAGCAATTTGAGATACGCAAGATGGATGATACGGAACTGAACAACGCCATCTACGACTACATCAACCTCTCTTACGAGACACCGGAAAACGATGCCACGCAGAAGAGCGTCAACCCTAT
This genomic interval from Parabacteroides timonensis contains the following:
- a CDS encoding conjugal transfer protein TraO; its protein translation is MEHIRLTAISLSLLLCTVSAFAQRHYENIPALELNYGTNLFGDAGNYYNLSFSRYINRTSYWKAGLSYFEKPYEYTPNLPQVSTLNPEETIRETIHDKGKDFYVDGGYYRTLASNLKSVYWGIGLGGFIGTEYVRHPDKEYSFIIGSKLETELEVFILPRTALLARIQQHWNPLSIDKWNTVWNVGIKILLY
- a CDS encoding ParA family protein, translated to MGQILPGVVVAFENPKGGVGKSTLTALFAGYIHSQSNEEGGLSIAVVDIDDMQNTIGKLREDEAEDGIMKKEEEYEVINISSSEFINQLDFLQDNYDIILVDFPGNLKQNGVVETLHFVDVIIIPFEPNQTDLRPTLTFYYNIYEGIIESRRKIGKKTTVRGVMNRVLPNVLEFKEILKNKKTLPFELTQNYIKDSRVDYQRNLSTLSKAYHHPCDAFCEEVLELICNHIGE
- a CDS encoding Crp/Fnr family transcriptional regulator is translated as MVQQIASLIDETLAAMNAHHHVRMTDEERAYLDAHFELIHIKKGEHLVTRGEEVCYLYYLESGIVRLWFPDKEKREISARFIQAKEFINFFLSHEEHHAHYNVKALEPCKVWRLPKKDLHQLYELSINFNKLARIHLEKSINRKIKREEDFHTQDAEERYKSLLTNEKWLLRSIPLKDIASYIGITPQALSNIRKRI
- a CDS encoding DUF3408 domain-containing protein, which translates into the protein MATNKERTSSAAMRKLLLQSASKKEQEIQQIGSVAESTIPQPAIEQPIHEEVKESAPVTETVQEPQPEQMEKPESKPSVQSSPKTEENKVCGKKFSEYLKEQKLKNTEVIRISSETHRKLKQIAMATGLGMHNIANNILEDILTSHNKEIQAILKKYMSI